The Stenotrophomonas maltophilia sequence TTGCCGTCCTTGGTGCCGCCATAGGCCACCTGCGACGCCGCCTTGGCCAGCGCGGCGGCCTTGGCCGCTGCCTGCGCGGCGGCGCCGGTACTGCCGGCATAGACCGCACCGGTGGGCGAGATGCGCTGTTCGGTGCGCTTGGCCGCGGTCGGCGACACCTCGGGCGGAATCCGGGTGTGGATGTAGGCGGCAAGGAGGATGAGGCCGAGGGTGATGGTCGCCAGCAGCGCGATCACCATGGAGAAGCGTTTCAGGAACTCCAGATCGTAATTCCGCACTCTTCGTTACCCCTGGCTGATAGTCGTTGGACCACGGCTGAGCGACTGCGTGATGGGCCGAGTATAGAACGCGCCTTGCGTGCGACAACAGGCGTCACTGCTGGTGCGGCGCAACATGCCGGGGGATGGGGTCAGATCCCTTTTGCGCCGCAAAAGGGATCTGACCCCAGCAACAGAAGCCGGCCAGCGGCCGGCTCTACCGGATTACCGGGCGCCGATCGCGCGCAGGCAGAAGCTGCAGATCGCATCCACCAGCGCGTCTTCGTCGCGGTGCGCTTCGCGGCTGGGCGCGGTGGGGCCGACCATCGCTTCGGTGAAGGCACCGACCAGGCACGCGGCCGTGGCGTGCGCGTCCTGCGCCGGCAGTTCACCGGCGGCCACGCCCTCTTCCACCAGCCGCAGGAAGACATCCCCAAAGGCACGACGGCCGCGCATGCGCTCGGCTTCCACATCCGGGTCGACCGGCTCAACGATGAAGGCATGGGCCAGCCCCGGCCCAGCCAGCGCACGGCGGACGAAGGCGGTGATCGCCAGCCGCAGACGCTCGCTGGCCACTTCCGGGCCACTGGCGATGCGCTCCATGATCGCGACCTCGTGGGCCACGGCGGCGTTGAGCACCTCCACGAACAGTTCGGCCTTGGACGGGAAGTGGCGGTAGATCAGGCCGGTGGATACCCCGGCCTGGGTCGCTACGGCCGTCACCGGGGCGTTGCGCCAGCCGCCGGTGGCGACCAGCTCACGGGTGGCCAGCAGGATCCTTTCACGGGCCCCGGCCAGGCGTTCTTCCATCAATGCAGAGCGTTTATAGGCCATGTTCTGATTCTAGTTTCAATTTTTGAATTCGTATTCACTTCTTGCCCGAACCCCGCTACGCTGGGGCCATCGCCCGTACGGGTGGCGGTCCTGTACACCGCCGCCCGCTCCCCCGTCGGGTGCGTCCATTTCCTGCCATCCCGCCGTGGAGCCACCACAATGCACGTGCCATCCCTGAACTTCGATCTTGGCGAAGACATCGACCTGCTGCGCCAGAGCGTGGCCCATTTTGCCGCCGCCGAGGTCGCACCGCTGGCCGCCGAGGCCGATGCCACCAATCAGTTCCCGCTGGCCCTGTGGCCGAAGCTGGGCGAACAGGGCCTGCTCGGCCTCACCGTGGAAGAAGAATACGGCGGCACCGGCATGGGCTACCTGGCCCACGTGGTGGCGATGGAAGAGATCTCGCGTGCTTCCGGCGGCATCGGCCTGTCCTACGGCGCGCACTCCAACCTGTGCGTGAACCAGCTGCGCAAGAACGGCAACGAAGAACAGAAGCAGCGCTTCCTGCCGGGCCTGTGCAACGGCAGCCTGATCGGCGCACTGGCGATGAGCGAGCCGGGTGCCGGTTCGGACGTGGTGTCGATGAAGCTGCGCGCCGACAAGCGCGGTGACCGCTACGTGCTCAACGGCAACAAGATGTGGATCACCAACGGCCCGGACGCCGACGTGCTGGTGGTCTATGCCAAGACCGACATGGACGCTGGCGCCAAGGGCATCACCGCGTTCCTGGTCGAAAAGGGCATGAAGGGCTTTTCCACCGCGCAGAAGCTGGACAAGCTGGGCATGCGTTCCTCGCCCACCTGCGAGCTGGTGTTCCAGGACTGCGAAGTACCGGAAGAAAACGTGCTGGGCCAGATCGGTGGCGGCGTGCGCGTGCTGATGTCCGGCCTGGACTACGAGCGCGTGGTGCTCTCTGGTGGTCCGCTGGGCCTGATGGCCGCGGCGATGGACGTGGTGATGCCGTACGTGCACGAGCGCCACCAGTTCGGTGAAGCGATCGGCAGCTTCCAGCTGATCCAGGGCAAGATCGCCGACATGTACGTGGGCCTGGGCGCCTGCCGCGCCTATGTCTATGCCGTGGCGCGCGCCTGCGACCAGGGCCGCACCACCCGCCAGGACGCCGCCGGTGCCATCCTGTATGCCGCCGAGAAGGCCACCTGGCTGACCGGCCAGGCGATCCAGATCCTGGGCGGCAACGGCTACATCAACGAGTACCCGACCGGCCGTTTGTGGCGCGACGCCAAGCTGTATGAAATCGGCGCCGGCACTTCGGAGATCCGCCGCATGCTGATCGGCCGTGAACTGTTCCAGCGCACCCTGTAAGGCCACCGCGATGACCGTCCTGAACAGCCAGCTGCAACCGGGCAGCGAAACGTTTGAAAGCAACCGCGCGGCCATGCAGGCCGTGGTCGACGACCTGCATGCCACCTTGGCGCGCACCGCGCTGGGTGGCAGCGAAGCCGCACGCGCCAAGCACACCGCACGCGGCAAGCTGCTGGTGCGCGACCGCATTGATGCCCTGCTCGACCCCGGCAGCGCCTTCCTGGAAATCGCGCCGCTGGCCGCGCATGGCATGTACGAAGACGCCGTGCCTGCCGCCGGTGTGGTGGCCGGCATCGGCCGCGTGAGCGGCGTGGAATGCGTGATCGTGGCCAACGACGCCACGGTCAAGGGCGGCACCTACTACCCGATGACGGTGAAGAAACACCTGCGCGCGCAGGAGATCGCCGAGCAGAACCACCTGCCGTGCATCTACCTGGTCGATTCCGGTGGCGCGTTCCTGCCGCTGCAGGACGAGGTGTTCCCCGACCGCGACCATTTCGGCCGCATCTTCTTCAACCAGGCCAACCTGTCGGCGCAGGGCATTCCGCAGATCGCCTGCGTGATGGGCAGCTGCACCGCCGGTGGCGCCTACGTGCCGGCGATGAGCGACGAGACCGTGATCGTGCGCGAGCAGGGCACGATCTTCCTGGGCGGCCCACCGCTGGTGAAGGCGGCCACCGGCGAAGTGGTGACGGCCGAGGAACTGGGCGGTGCCGACGTGCACACGCGCATTTCCGGCGTGGCCGACCACATGGCCGACAACGACCTGCAGGCACTTGCACGGGTGCGTGCGATCATCGCCCAGCTCAACTGGCGCAAGCCGGAACCGGCGATGGCGATGCAGGCCAGCGAAGAACCGCTGCTGCCGGCGCATGAACTGTACGGGGTGATCCCGGCCGATACGCGCAAGCCCTACGACGTGCGCGAAGTGATCGCGCGACTGGTGGACGGTTCGCGTTTCGATGAATTCAAGCCGCGCTACGGCGCAACGCTGGTGACCGGCTTCGCGCATCTGAACGGCTACCCGATCGGCATCATCGCCAACAACGGCATCCTGTTCTCGGAGTCGGCGCTGAAGGGCGCGCACTTCATCGAGCTGTGCACCCAGCGCAACATCCCGCTGGTGTTCCTGCAGAACATCACCGGCTTCATGGTCGGCCGCAAGTACGAACAGGGCGGCATCGCCAAGGACGGGGCCAAACTGGTGATGGCCGTGGCCTGCGCCAAGGTGCCCAAGTTCACCGTGGTCATCGGCGGCTCGTTCGGCGCCGGCAACTACGGCATGTGCGGCCGTGCGTACTCGCCGAACTTCCTGTGGATGTGGCCGAACGCGCGCATCGGCGTGATGGGCGGCGAACAGGCCGCCAGCGTGCTGGCCACGGTCAAGCGCGATGGCATCGAAGCCAAGGGCGGACAGTGGCCGGCAGCGGAAGAAGATGCGTTCAAGGCGCCGATCCGCGAGCAGTTCGAACAACAGGGCCATCCCTACTACGCCAGCGCGCGCCTGTGGGACGACGGCGTGATCGATCC is a genomic window containing:
- a CDS encoding carboxyl transferase domain-containing protein, producing MTVLNSQLQPGSETFESNRAAMQAVVDDLHATLARTALGGSEAARAKHTARGKLLVRDRIDALLDPGSAFLEIAPLAAHGMYEDAVPAAGVVAGIGRVSGVECVIVANDATVKGGTYYPMTVKKHLRAQEIAEQNHLPCIYLVDSGGAFLPLQDEVFPDRDHFGRIFFNQANLSAQGIPQIACVMGSCTAGGAYVPAMSDETVIVREQGTIFLGGPPLVKAATGEVVTAEELGGADVHTRISGVADHMADNDLQALARVRAIIAQLNWRKPEPAMAMQASEEPLLPAHELYGVIPADTRKPYDVREVIARLVDGSRFDEFKPRYGATLVTGFAHLNGYPIGIIANNGILFSESALKGAHFIELCTQRNIPLVFLQNITGFMVGRKYEQGGIAKDGAKLVMAVACAKVPKFTVVIGGSFGAGNYGMCGRAYSPNFLWMWPNARIGVMGGEQAASVLATVKRDGIEAKGGQWPAAEEDAFKAPIREQFEQQGHPYYASARLWDDGVIDPADTRRVLALALSASLNAAPQQTRFGVFRM
- a CDS encoding c-type cytochrome, with product MRNYDLEFLKRFSMVIALLATITLGLILLAAYIHTRIPPEVSPTAAKRTEQRISPTGAVYAGSTGAAAQAAAKAAALAKAASQVAYGGTKDGKVIFDNLCTACHTTGVGMAPTLDHSHWDKRIAQGKDTLYKHAIEGYTGPDGGIMPPKGGNPALTEEQIHATVDWMLGNLK
- a CDS encoding TetR/AcrR family transcriptional regulator, which codes for MAYKRSALMEERLAGARERILLATRELVATGGWRNAPVTAVATQAGVSTGLIYRHFPSKAELFVEVLNAAVAHEVAIMERIASGPEVASERLRLAITAFVRRALAGPGLAHAFIVEPVDPDVEAERMRGRRAFGDVFLRLVEEGVAAGELPAQDAHATAACLVGAFTEAMVGPTAPSREAHRDEDALVDAICSFCLRAIGAR
- a CDS encoding isovaleryl-CoA dehydrogenase — encoded protein: MHVPSLNFDLGEDIDLLRQSVAHFAAAEVAPLAAEADATNQFPLALWPKLGEQGLLGLTVEEEYGGTGMGYLAHVVAMEEISRASGGIGLSYGAHSNLCVNQLRKNGNEEQKQRFLPGLCNGSLIGALAMSEPGAGSDVVSMKLRADKRGDRYVLNGNKMWITNGPDADVLVVYAKTDMDAGAKGITAFLVEKGMKGFSTAQKLDKLGMRSSPTCELVFQDCEVPEENVLGQIGGGVRVLMSGLDYERVVLSGGPLGLMAAAMDVVMPYVHERHQFGEAIGSFQLIQGKIADMYVGLGACRAYVYAVARACDQGRTTRQDAAGAILYAAEKATWLTGQAIQILGGNGYINEYPTGRLWRDAKLYEIGAGTSEIRRMLIGRELFQRTL